One window of the Salmo trutta chromosome 35, fSalTru1.1, whole genome shotgun sequence genome contains the following:
- the LOC115174824 gene encoding 12-(S)-hydroxy-5,8,10,14-eicosatetraenoic acid receptor: MKIMENGHPSDNCTAENLPLYTFYAFVMIMEFTLALPLNLSVLYLFIFKLKFWKSNTNNIFLFNLVLADVLLLICLPVKAYHFLNGNRRSTEGGTCKAMLFMLFLNRGASIAFLTVISVDRYFNVVHPGKKNFAKALKKSPHISFLIWLLLLPLTIPTMLKSFECCNSYGREEDTLVEDVTDTLREVVFFTQILIPFFVLVYCTVRIVNRLKKKTVGDSTKLRRAVFLVTSVMLVFSFCFLPCTIARMVLLIVRVENVSSAEAIVVQVFDGLMVLSYMDCLVDPIVYCLSSTKFKSLYLTTYCRCLLSENAEIAESTISIRNTSSPKRNNILLHSR, from the coding sequence ATGAAAATTATGGAGAACGGCCATCCGAGTGATAACTGCACAGCAGAGAATCTACCACTGTACACATTCTATGCCTTTGTGATGATCATGGAATTCACCCTGGCTCTGCCGCTCAACCTCTCAGTGCTTTATCTATTCATCTTCAAGCTGAAGTTCTGGAAATCTAACACCAACAACATTTTCCTGTTCAATCTCGTCTTGGCTGACGTTCTTCTGCTTATATGTTTGCCAGTAAAGGCGTATCATTTTCTTAATGGGAATCGGCGGAGTACAGAGGGAGGGACCTGCAAAGCCATGCTCTTCATGCTGTTTCTGAACCGAGGTGCCAGTATCGCCTTCCTGACTGTGATTTCAGTTGATCGCTACTTCAATGTGGTTCATCCTGGGAAAAAGAACTTTGCCAAGGCTTTAAAAAAGTCTCCTCATATCTCTTTCCTCATCTGGCTACTGCTGCTCCCCCTGACTATCCCCACCATGCTGAAGTCCTTTGAGTGCTGTAATAGTTATGGGCGTGAAGAAGACACTCTAGTCGAGGACGTCACTGACACTCTGAGAGAGGTTGTGTTTTTCACCCAGATTCTCATCCCTTTCTTTGTATTGGTCTACTGCACGGTCCGCATTGTTAACAGACTAAAAAAGAAGACCGTAGGGGATAGTACCAAACTGCGCCGAGCAGTGTTTCTGGTCACCTCAGTAATGCTGGTCTTTTCTTTCTGTTTCCTGCCTTGTACCATAGCTAGAATGGTTCTGTTGATTGTGAGAGTTGAGAATGTATCCAGTGCAGAAGCTATAGTTGTTCAAGTCTTTGACGGTCTCATGGTTTTGTCCTACATGGATTGTTTAGTGGACCCAATTGTGTACTGCTTAAGCAGCACTAAGTTCAAAAGCCTCTACCTGACAACTTATTGCCGCTGTCTACTGAGCGAAAATGCAGAAATAGCTGAGAGCACAATCTCAATACGAAACACCTCAAGCCCAAAACGCAACAACATACTGTTGCATAGTAGGTAA
- the LOC115174823 gene encoding 12-(S)-hydroxy-5,8,10,14-eicosatetraenoic acid receptor-like, with protein sequence MQIMEDDHPSNNCTAENLPLYKFYASVMIMEFTLALPLNLSVLYLFIFKLKFWKSNTNNIFLFNLVLADVLLLICLPVKAYHFLNGNRRSTEGGTCKAMLFMLFLNRGASIAFLTVISVDRYFNVVHPGKKNFAKALKKSPHISFLIWLLLLPLTIPTMLKSFECCNSYGREEDTLVEDVTDTLREVVFFTQILIPFFVLVYCTVRIVNRLKKKTVGDSTKLRRAVFLVTSVMLVFSFCFLPCTIARMVLLIFRIKDLQNAENIAVQLYDGLMVLSYMDCLVDPIVYCLSSTKFKSLYLTTYCPSLLSKDAETAESPNLTGNNLNRKCKNNALYTEKGLP encoded by the coding sequence ATGCAAATTATGGAGGACGACCATCCGAGCAATAACTGCACAGCAGAGAATCTACCACTGTACAAATTCTATGCCTCTGTGATGATCATGGAATTCACCCTGGCTCTGCCGCTCAACCTCTCAGTGCTTTATCTATTCATCTTCAAGCTGAAGTTCTGGAAATCTAACACCAACAACATTTTCCTGTTCAATCTCGTCTTGGCTGACGTTCTTCTGCTTATATGTTTGCCAGTAAAGGCGTATCATTTTCTTAATGGGAATCGGCGGAGTACAGAGGGAGGGACCTGCAAAGCCATGCTCTTCATGCTGTTTCTGAACCGAGGTGCCAGTATCGCCTTCCTGACTGTGATTTCAGTTGATCGCTACTTCAATGTGGTTCATCCTGGGAAAAAGAACTTTGCCAAGGCTTTAAAAAAGTCTCCTCATATCTCTTTCCTCATCTGGCTACTGCTGCTCCCCCTGACTATCCCCACCATGCTGAAGTCCTTTGAGTGCTGTAATAGTTATGGGCGTGAAGAAGACACTCTAGTCGAGGACGTCACTGACACTCTGAGAGAGGTTGTGTTTTTCACCCAGATTCTCATCCCTTTCTTTGTGTTGGTCTACTGCACGGTCCGCATTGTTAACAGACTAAAAAAGAAGACCGTAGGGGATAGTACCAAGCTGCGCCGAGCAGTGTTTCTGGTCACCTCAGTAATGCTGGTCTTTTCTTTTTGTTTCTTGCCTTGTACCATAGCTAGAATGGTTCTGTTGATTTTCAGAATCAAGGATCTACAGAATGCTGAGAATATAGCTGTTCAGCTCTATGACGGACTCATGGTTTTGTCCTACATGGATTGTTTAGTGGACCCAATTGTGTACTGCTTAAGCAGTACTAAGTTCAAAAGCCTCTACCTGACAACGTATTGCCCCAGTCTACTAAGCAAAGATGCAGAAACAGCTGAAAGCCCTAACTTGACAGGAAACAACTTAAATCGAAAATGCAAAAACAATGCACTGTACACTGAAAAGGGGTTGCCCTGA